A single genomic interval of Pseudomonadales bacterium harbors:
- a CDS encoding Bax inhibitor-1/YccA family protein: MAITDIRRSTSTALDPGAVKVLRNTYMLLAMTLLFSALTASVAMALGVPYLGLWTLLPYFVLLFLVERNKNSAQGLLWVFALTGWLGFTLGPILSHYIGISGFEPVLLALGGTALVFFGLSGWVLATRKDFGFATGFLGVGMLVAFVAAIANHFLQIHALSLVISCMFMFLSSGLILWQTSQIIHGGERNYISATVTLYVMVYNLFSVLLGLLGGSNE; this comes from the coding sequence ATGGCCATCACCGACATTCGCCGCAGCACGAGCACCGCTCTGGATCCCGGAGCGGTGAAGGTTCTGCGCAATACCTACATGCTGCTCGCGATGACGCTGCTGTTCAGTGCGCTGACGGCGAGCGTCGCGATGGCGCTGGGGGTCCCGTACCTCGGGCTGTGGACGCTGCTGCCCTATTTCGTGCTGCTGTTCCTGGTCGAAAGGAACAAGAACTCGGCGCAGGGCCTGTTGTGGGTGTTCGCACTGACCGGCTGGCTCGGCTTCACGCTCGGCCCGATCCTGAGCCACTACATCGGCATCTCCGGCTTCGAACCGGTACTGCTCGCGCTCGGGGGCACCGCGCTGGTCTTCTTCGGGCTTTCGGGCTGGGTGCTCGCGACCCGCAAGGACTTCGGCTTCGCGACCGGATTTCTGGGCGTCGGCATGCTGGTCGCGTTCGTGGCGGCGATCGCGAACCATTTCCTGCAGATCCACGCACTGTCGCTCGTGATCAGTTGCATGTTCATGTTCCTGTCGTCGGGTCTGATCCTGTGGCAGACCAGCCAGATCATCCACGGCGGCGAGCGCAACTACATCTCCGCGACCGTGACGCTCTATGTGATGGTCTACAACCTGTTCTCGGTGCTGCTTGGCCTGCTCGGCGGCAGCAACGAATGA
- the tusD gene encoding sulfurtransferase complex subunit TusD: MIFALLVHDAPVGRHSSQAAYRFAHELLASGHALFRVFFFADGVHNSTRLNISQGNETDLPLLWSRLAAEHGVDLVSCVGSALRRGIIDPVQARQHGIDAASLREGFELSGLGQLVEASIRCDRIVVFGG; the protein is encoded by the coding sequence ATGATCTTTGCCCTGCTCGTCCACGACGCCCCGGTCGGCCGGCATTCGAGCCAGGCCGCGTACCGTTTTGCACACGAGCTGCTCGCGTCCGGGCACGCACTGTTTCGCGTGTTCTTCTTTGCAGACGGGGTGCACAACAGCACGCGACTGAACATCAGCCAGGGCAACGAGACCGACCTGCCGTTGCTGTGGAGCCGGCTTGCTGCGGAGCACGGCGTGGATCTGGTGAGCTGCGTCGGCTCGGCACTTCGCCGTGGCATCATCGACCCGGTGCAGGCGCGCCAGCACGGCATCGACGCCGCGAGCCTTCGCGAAGGTTTCGAACTGTCGGGGCTGGGTCAACTGGTCGAGGCGAGCATCCGTTGTGACCGCATCGTGGTGTTCGGCGGATGA
- a CDS encoding TusE/DsrC/DsvC family sulfur relay protein: protein MSLPALDAHGFLLDRDTWNKDVARELAAEEGVRLTPAHWEILYLLREYHVTHEHAPAMRALVGLVRRRLGHDKGSSLYLLQLFPGSPARIATRIAGLPKPEHCL from the coding sequence ATGTCGCTTCCCGCGCTCGATGCGCACGGCTTTCTGCTCGATCGTGACACCTGGAACAAGGACGTCGCCCGGGAGCTCGCGGCAGAAGAAGGCGTGAGGCTGACGCCAGCACACTGGGAGATCCTGTACCTGCTGCGTGAATACCATGTGACGCATGAACACGCACCGGCGATGCGGGCGCTGGTCGGTCTGGTGCGCCGCCGTCTCGGGCACGACAAGGGCAGCAGCCTGTACCTGTTGCAACTGTTTCCGGGCAGCCCGGCACGCATCGCGACACGCATCGCCGGGTTGCCAAAACCGGAGCATTGCCTTTGA
- the dsrH gene encoding sulfurtransferase complex subunit TusB, translating into MTLHILFESPFTGHCLDECRRVVQSGDALLLVGNGVYALLGAQAAILTALRAAGVEVCALAEDCAARGIDVHATDGVTTLDYAGFVDLALAHERSASWF; encoded by the coding sequence ATGACGCTGCATATCCTGTTCGAATCACCGTTCACCGGGCACTGTCTCGACGAGTGCCGGCGCGTGGTGCAGAGCGGCGACGCGCTGCTGCTCGTGGGCAACGGGGTCTACGCGCTGCTTGGGGCACAGGCAGCGATACTCACCGCGCTGCGCGCCGCCGGAGTCGAGGTGTGCGCACTCGCCGAGGACTGCGCCGCACGCGGCATCGACGTGCACGCCACGGACGGCGTCACGACACTCGACTACGCTGGCTTCGTCGACCTCGCGCTGGCGCACGAACGCAGCGCATCGTGGTTCTGA
- a CDS encoding DsrE family protein gives MTTTTPDRSVLVVCRSAPYGGSRAHDAIDLAMAFAAFDQPVTLLFLGEGVFTLSAAQQPPAGTRHLGKLLGTLADYGIEDVYVDAAALATRGLDACSLELAATPAHEITLRELFTTHQRVITV, from the coding sequence ATGACCACGACCACGCCTGATCGCAGCGTGCTGGTCGTATGCCGCAGCGCACCGTATGGCGGTTCGCGGGCGCACGACGCAATCGACCTCGCGATGGCATTCGCGGCCTTCGATCAGCCGGTGACCCTGCTCTTCCTCGGTGAGGGCGTATTCACACTCTCAGCCGCACAGCAGCCACCGGCGGGCACGCGCCACCTCGGCAAGCTGCTCGGCACGCTGGCCGACTACGGTATCGAGGACGTTTACGTCGACGCAGCAGCCCTTGCCACACGCGGACTCGATGCCTGCTCGCTGGAACTCGCGGCCACACCCGCGCACGAGATCACGCTGCGCGAACTGTTCACCACTCACCAGCGTGTGATCACTGTCTGA